In the Hermetia illucens chromosome 1, iHerIll2.2.curated.20191125, whole genome shotgun sequence genome, GTGTTTGGTGGAATATTCGAAGTATTATTCACTGGGTACTGTTACCACGGAACTGAAATCTAATATCTAGGCGCCTCAAGGCAGTGTTGCAGGAAAAATGTCCATCTCTAGTGAATAGACAAGATGATATTTCACCATGATAATACTAGGGCTCGTACTGGTCAACCCATTCAGAGAAAATTGCGGAGATAGGTTGACAACAGTTGGTCCAACTCCTGTACCACTCTGACCTTACACCATGAGATTTTTACTTGTTTCGCTCTTTGGACAATCATTTTATAATGAAGGAATTTTTAACGAGCGCGCTTTAAAAACCGGGCTTACAGATTTTTTTCCATCCAAAACCTcttaattttacaaaaaaaagtaattCGATACTATTAGACCGTTGACAATAAATAATAGACCAGGAAGGAAgctatgtcatcatcatcatcaacggcgcaacgacccatatccggtctaggcctgccttaataaggaactccagacatcccggttttgcgccgaggtccaccaattcgatatccctaaaagctgtctggtgtcctgaactacgccatcgctccatctcaggcaggtcttcttcttctaccatagatattgcccttatagactttccgggctggatcatcctcatccatacagattaagtgacccacccaccgcaatgtgttgagccggattctatccacaacctgacggtcatggtatcgctcatagatttcgtcattgtgcaggctacggaatcgtccatcctcatgtaaggggccaacatttcttcggaggattcttctctcgaacgcggccaaaagttcgcaatttttcttgctaagaacctaagtctccgaggaatacatgaggactagaaagatcattgtcttgtacagtaagagctttgaccctatggcgagacgtttcgagcggaaaagtttttgcaagctgaaataggctctgttggctgataacaaccgtgcgcggatttcatcatcgtagctgttatcggttgtgattttcgacccgagataggagaaattatcaacggtctcaaagttgtagtctcctatctttattcttcccttgcggtttaatgttgttggttagttggtttttaatgctgacgttgccaacatatattttgtcttgccttctttgatgtgcagcccaagatctcacgccgcctgctcgatctggatgaaggcagtttgtacatgtcgggtcgttcttccgacatcgacatcattgtcgtcagcgtaggtcagtagttgagtggacctAAAGAGGACCTGTTTCATTTACCTCGgcgtcacgaatcactttctccagagccaggctaaagaggacgcatgatagggtatctccttgtcgtagactgttgttaatgtcgaatggtcttgggagtgatcttgctgcttttatctggcctcgcacattggtcagggtcagcctagtcagtcttatcaatttcgtcgagataccgaattctcttatgaccGTgttagatagcggagaatatcttatagatggtactcagcaacgtgatacctctataattgctgcactgtgtgatatctccctttttatgtatgagacagataatgcctcgttgccaatcgtcaggcattgattcgctgtcccataccttgagcacaagttgatgaaccacttggtgtaactggtcgcctccatatttaaccaattcggctgtaattccatcggctcctggcgacttatgttttttaagccgatgaattgcacggactgtttcttctatgcttgctggtggcagcatttgtccgtcgttttcagttggcgggacccccaactcgccgatattttggttgttgagcagttcatcaaaatactcaacccatcgctccaatatgcccattctgtcggaaatcagatttccctctttgtctcgacaggatgagcaccgaagtgtataaggcttcatccggctgacttgttggtaaaacttccgcgtcggatgcggttgctccctgtacttttcgagttcacagacttcttggttcccccaggcttcctttttccgtttgtgaagtcgcttctccactcgacggagttcgtgataagtatctgcgtgtgcccgcgttctttgagaaagtaacattactcggtatgcgccattcttctgttccgtagctagcttacattcatcgtcaaaccagccattccgactttttttgtggctggggccaagtatctttatgGCTGTGTCAATGataaatgataacgttcttcagatggttgtgaagatcatctattgatgcttgatctccaggacctctgttgactgcaattATTGCGCCCCGCCTCCATTCGTATATATGACCCCTTAAACGCCACGCAGAATGATCGTTACATGTAAAGGGTTTCACAgaacacatattctcaccaaatttcgcgtcGATAGCTTCAGCCGTTTCTCAGCAAATCAAATGTGACAAACaggcattgaattgattttaataaggttttttttcacacaCAACTTTGTGCCTTGAAGAAGATGATAGTAATTACAGAAATGGTCCTAATCAGCTTATATGAGTACATTAGAAAGTGACTAAGACGGCACCCGCTTGTTATAGGAGGTATTTGTACCATTGAGCTGAAAGATTCCCTGCCTACCAGACCTGACGGCCCGGACTagaaatttatatgaaaaaaaagataataggGGGTCTCACAATTTTTACCCCAGCCGCGttttccacataattttcacccctggCCCGGATATTCTTTCTACGGCCTCCTGCCTGCAGAATATAGTTATATTCTATATATAGAACTACGCAGGTATTTCCGCAAAACGAAAAGCTCTCAAATGAAAAAAGTGGAAGCTTCAGGAAATTCTAACGGAAATCTCCCTCCAAAAGTAACACGTCTTCGAGGAGCGAGATTAAAGAGAACGGAGATTGTTTTCAGGAAGATTCCTTACACACGCCGTGCTAGTTCAAACACCTCCTACTGTAAAGATAACAAATTACAACTTAGTAGTTTGGACTCCCAAATTTTTCTCAAGATACCAAGGATTTTGAGGATCATTTCGCGtccctggattattttagctgaTTAGCCACTTCATGGTGCGAACTGCCAGCTTCATCTTTAAAAATTACCTGCAATTACCAGGTTTTGTAATACTTTCTCGCgcagttttagttttttaaagttgaatcATAATTCTAATTCCTAATGCCCTATGCCAAACATATTGATGATTTGGTGAACGTTAATTTTACAATAGGGCTCAGGGTAGAAATATGAGCACTTTTTTGTTTATGCCGAGCCGAGTACTGTAGTCTAAACACTttctcagcattaactttagtTATCAAAATGAACATTATCAACCaggaattaaaaaatattctccttAAAACACGATATAACTTCCCTTAATCGCACAATTATATACACTGTATAAGAGATTCGCTGAAAGATCTGTGTGAATGGAGATTTGGAGACTCATCATAACGACTACATTTATCATGTTGAAAGCAGTTGCACCAAACTGAAACGTCAGCGATGAACATTATTTTATCTGTTCATCTCCATATTTTATTCAGTAGTTGCTCGGAAAATAACGGGCTTAGTTGGTTAATGATATTTGAAAACAATCTCAACTTTTTAGAAATCGCATTCATATCCTTCTGTTACGCCCCCCTGTTTTAATGAGACATTTTAGTAATGTTGCGATCTTAGACATAAAAATAATACCAATTtcttagaaaattgaaaaaccatcttttttctttcaatttatttaaaactTTAGTGTTTGTATTTATTCAGCTGGACATTCGATGGCGCCGCTATCAATGTCCTCGATAATGTCGTGTGGTGGACGACCATCAACTGTGCAACCAACGCTCTGCGCTGTACCAAGGATCTCTTTGCAGGTTCCTTTTAATTCACGTGCCATTGAGCGGGGTCTCATCGTCCGGGCAATGGCTAGAATATCATCGAAAGCAATATTTCCACTGTGTTTAATATTCTTCTGCTTCTTCCTATCACGTGGTGGTTCCTTAAGAGCC is a window encoding:
- the LOC119656593 gene encoding 60S ribosomal protein L12; its protein translation is MPPKFDPTEVKLVYLKCVGGEVGATSSLAPKIGPLGLSPKKIGDDIAKATQDWKGLKITVCLTIQNRQATISVVPSAASLIIKALKEPPRDRKKQKNIKHSGNIAFDDILAIARTMRPRSMARELKGTCKEILGTAQSVGCTVDGRPPHDIIEDIDSGAIECPAE